In Ardenticatenales bacterium, a single genomic region encodes these proteins:
- a CDS encoding ATP-dependent Clp protease ATP-binding subunit produces the protein MNSKNWQRFTQRARRVLGLAQEEAVRLNHSYIGSEHILIGLLREEGGVAGRVLRELGLETGRVQSMVERLTGTGKRSPFNTPELAPTTKRVLELAVEEARRMGQHYISTEHLLLGIARQNDGLAMDVLRKFGVNAEQVRRETHRMLKESPVPTSERGSGSTRGTKKEKSKTPMVDQLATDLTALAEEGKLDPVIGRQVEIERLIQILARRTKNNPALIGEPGVGKTAIVEGLAQRIIDGQVPEILYDKRVLQLDVGSLVAGTMYRGQFEERLKRVIEELKSSDAILFIDEVHMLVGAGSAGSSVDAANILKPSLARGELQCVGATTLEEYRKYIESDQALERRFQPVYVDEPSPEEAVQILHGIKPMYERHHNLLITNEAIDAAVQLSTRYVTERFLPDKAIDLIDESASRVRMYRAPQRTQVRDTFRDLREIQERYSAALEEGRDEDAADLRQQKDDLQMQLDSVRAGHSGGATALAVTAEDVAEVLAMWTGIPVVQFTEEESARLLHMEEDMKRHIVGQEEAIVSLAKAIRRARVGLQNPRRPIGSFIFLGPTGVGKTELTKVLARFLFGSEDALVQLDMSEFMERHTVSRLVGSPPGYVGYEDAGQLTEAIRRRPYSIVVFDEIEKAHPEVFNILLQIMEEGHLSDAKGQKVNFRNAIIIMTSNIGAETIKRGGRLGFSYQRDEAAEAADAYEKMREKLMEQLKREFRPEFINRVDNIIVFRQLSQQDIVQIVDIVVQEVNDRLAEHELTVETTEAARLWLGEKGYDPEFGARPLRRLVQREVEDRLSDAVLSGVFKEGDTILVDVQNGQVVLVAKSSAEPMTIEEALPTLS, from the coding sequence GTGAATTCAAAGAACTGGCAACGGTTTACGCAGCGGGCACGTCGCGTTCTCGGCCTGGCGCAGGAAGAAGCTGTGCGCCTGAATCATAGCTACATTGGGAGTGAACACATTCTCATTGGCCTTCTGCGCGAAGAGGGTGGTGTGGCTGGGCGTGTTTTGCGTGAATTGGGATTGGAAACGGGGCGTGTGCAGTCCATGGTGGAACGCCTGACCGGCACGGGCAAACGTTCGCCCTTTAATACGCCGGAACTGGCCCCGACAACGAAGCGGGTGTTGGAGCTTGCTGTCGAAGAAGCCCGTCGTATGGGACAACATTACATTAGCACGGAGCACCTGCTATTGGGCATCGCCCGCCAGAATGATGGGTTGGCGATGGATGTGTTGCGCAAGTTTGGCGTGAACGCGGAGCAGGTGCGGCGTGAGACGCATCGGATGCTGAAGGAAAGTCCCGTTCCGACTTCCGAGCGTGGTAGTGGGAGTACGCGCGGCACCAAGAAGGAAAAAAGCAAAACGCCCATGGTGGACCAACTGGCGACGGATTTGACGGCGCTGGCTGAAGAAGGAAAACTGGACCCCGTGATTGGTCGCCAGGTGGAGATCGAACGCTTGATCCAGATTTTGGCGCGACGGACGAAGAATAATCCGGCTTTGATTGGCGAGCCGGGCGTGGGCAAGACAGCCATTGTGGAAGGTCTGGCGCAGCGTATCATTGATGGGCAGGTCCCCGAGATTTTGTATGATAAGCGCGTGCTGCAACTGGATGTTGGTAGTCTGGTGGCGGGAACGATGTATCGGGGGCAGTTTGAAGAAAGATTGAAGCGGGTGATTGAGGAGCTAAAGTCCAGCGATGCAATCCTGTTTATTGATGAGGTGCATATGCTGGTGGGGGCGGGTTCTGCCGGCAGTTCCGTAGACGCCGCCAATATCCTCAAACCTTCCCTTGCTCGTGGCGAACTGCAATGTGTCGGCGCAACCACTCTGGAAGAATACCGCAAATACATTGAGAGCGATCAGGCTCTTGAGCGTCGCTTCCAGCCGGTCTACGTAGACGAACCTTCCCCGGAAGAAGCGGTGCAAATTCTGCATGGAATCAAACCCATGTATGAACGACATCACAACCTGCTTATTACAAACGAAGCTATTGATGCGGCCGTACAGCTTTCCACCCGGTACGTCACGGAGCGGTTCTTGCCGGACAAGGCCATTGACCTGATAGACGAAAGCGCTTCTCGCGTGCGCATGTATCGCGCCCCACAACGTACCCAGGTGCGCGACACGTTCCGCGACTTGCGGGAAATTCAGGAGCGGTATTCGGCGGCACTGGAAGAGGGGCGGGATGAAGATGCCGCCGACCTGCGCCAGCAAAAAGACGACCTGCAAATGCAGTTGGACAGCGTGCGTGCAGGACACAGCGGTGGTGCGACCGCATTGGCCGTGACGGCGGAAGACGTGGCCGAAGTTCTGGCCATGTGGACGGGTATCCCCGTCGTGCAGTTCACGGAAGAAGAATCGGCTCGTCTTCTGCACATGGAAGAAGACATGAAGCGGCACATTGTCGGGCAGGAGGAGGCGATTGTCTCTCTGGCGAAAGCGATCCGCCGTGCTCGCGTGGGTCTACAAAACCCCCGCCGCCCTATTGGCTCCTTCATTTTCCTCGGCCCCACCGGCGTGGGGAAGACGGAGTTGACCAAAGTGTTGGCGCGTTTCCTGTTTGGCAGCGAAGACGCGCTGGTGCAGTTGGATATGTCCGAATTCATGGAGCGGCATACGGTCTCTCGCCTTGTTGGTTCCCCTCCGGGTTACGTTGGGTATGAGGATGCCGGCCAATTGACGGAAGCTATTCGCCGTCGTCCCTACTCCATCGTCGTTTTCGATGAGATTGAGAAGGCTCACCCGGAAGTGTTCAATATCCTGCTGCAAATCATGGAAGAAGGACACCTTTCCGACGCCAAGGGACAGAAAGTAAATTTCCGCAACGCCATCATCATCATGACGTCCAACATCGGTGCAGAGACGATCAAACGAGGCGGTCGCCTGGGATTCAGCTATCAACGAGACGAGGCCGCGGAGGCAGCGGATGCCTATGAAAAGATGCGCGAGAAGTTGATGGAGCAGTTGAAGCGGGAATTCCGCCCGGAGTTCATCAACCGCGTCGATAACATTATCGTTTTCCGCCAGTTGTCGCAGCAGGACATCGTGCAGATCGTGGACATCGTCGTGCAGGAAGTGAATGACCGGCTCGCCGAACACGAATTAACGGTGGAGACGACGGAAGCGGCCAGATTGTGGCTGGGCGAGAAGGGGTACGATCCTGAATTTGGGGCGCGCCCGCTGCGCCGTCTGGTACAGCGGGAAGTGGAAGACCGCCTTTCCGATGCGGTACTGTCCGGCGTCTTCAAAGAAGGGGACACCATCCTGGTGGACGTCCAGAACGGGCAGGTTGTTCTGGTCGCCAAGAGCAGCGCCGAACCGATGACGATCGAAGAGGCCCTGCCCACACTGTCGTGA